The following coding sequences lie in one Myxococcus xanthus genomic window:
- a CDS encoding peroxiredoxin, whose product MAKTKLLKQGDAVPDITLTGAGGQSVRLRDLVGQKVLVVYFYPKDDSPGCTAQACGLRDQYEDFVAAGAEVVGISGDSVGSHEGFAAKHRLPFKLLSDARGEAREAFGVSSSFLGLLPGRVTFVVDRSGIVRDSFESQIRVGEHVRRALELVRALAQEGGAPASAAK is encoded by the coding sequence ATGGCCAAGACGAAGCTGCTGAAGCAAGGCGATGCGGTACCGGACATCACCCTCACCGGCGCAGGTGGGCAATCGGTGCGGCTGCGAGACCTGGTGGGTCAGAAGGTATTGGTCGTCTACTTCTATCCGAAGGACGACTCGCCCGGTTGCACGGCGCAGGCCTGTGGACTGAGGGACCAGTACGAGGACTTCGTCGCCGCGGGCGCGGAGGTGGTGGGCATCAGCGGTGATTCGGTGGGCTCGCACGAGGGCTTCGCGGCGAAGCACCGGCTGCCCTTCAAGCTGCTCAGCGACGCGCGCGGCGAGGCGCGTGAGGCCTTCGGCGTGTCCTCGTCGTTCCTGGGCCTGCTGCCCGGACGGGTGACCTTCGTGGTGGACCGTTCGGGCATCGTCCGCGACAGCTTCGAGTCGCAGATTCGCGTCGGCGAGCACGTACGGCGCGCGCTCGAGTTGGTGCGCGCGCTGGCGCAGGAAGGTGGCGCGCCGGCCTCCGCCGCGAAGTAG
- a CDS encoding PTS sugar transporter subunit IIA, translating into MVGLVVAAHGRLAEELVSTAEQIVGELPAVAACNIEPGTPVEDIRAKMKQAIARVDEGAGVIILADLFGGTPCKESLMMCQRMNVEVLAGVNLPMLLKANSLRSEQLSLPEMANQLASHGQRNITCASALLREAQQPRT; encoded by the coding sequence ATGGTCGGCCTCGTCGTCGCAGCGCACGGACGTCTGGCGGAGGAGCTGGTCTCCACCGCGGAGCAGATCGTGGGAGAGCTTCCCGCGGTGGCAGCCTGTAACATCGAGCCTGGGACTCCTGTCGAGGACATCCGGGCGAAGATGAAGCAAGCAATCGCCCGCGTGGATGAGGGTGCGGGTGTCATCATCCTGGCCGACCTCTTCGGAGGTACGCCCTGTAAGGAGTCGCTGATGATGTGTCAGCGAATGAATGTGGAGGTCCTTGCTGGCGTCAACCTGCCCATGCTGCTGAAGGCGAACTCGCTCCGTTCGGAGCAGTTGTCGCTACCGGAGATGGCCAACCAGCTGGCTTCCCACGGCCAGCGCAACATCACCTGCGCATCCGCCCTGCTTCGCGAGGCACAGCAGCCGCGAACTTGA